One Prosthecochloris marina DNA segment encodes these proteins:
- a CDS encoding lysylphosphatidylglycerol synthase transmembrane domain-containing protein, whose protein sequence is MIKKSVSKKKLVRTVIQILISCVALSIVLIKTDTEKLLEIIGTANPLYLMLAFVVFNISKILNALRLNRFFRAIGLHLRELYNLQLYYLGMFYNMFLPGGIGGDGYKIYILQKNHSIKMVNVFNAVLWDRVAGVFALAFLTAVFLIPSGFAKLYTEYVPATYAVIALSYPLSWLLTRLLYKQFNSIFLITAGESILIQAAQALSAWLILLALSVPSNHIDYLAIFLVSTVAVVLPITVGGAGAREITFFYLLQPLGLDTNSGVALSLIFFAIGALSALIGMFLQGRAGEKHEKGKKNYEARV, encoded by the coding sequence TTGATAAAAAAGAGCGTCAGTAAGAAAAAACTTGTCAGGACAGTCATTCAAATCCTCATATCATGTGTCGCCCTGTCCATAGTCCTGATAAAAACCGATACGGAAAAGCTTCTGGAAATCATCGGTACGGCCAACCCGCTTTACCTGATGCTTGCATTCGTGGTATTCAACATCTCGAAAATCCTTAACGCCCTCAGACTGAACAGGTTCTTCAGGGCAATCGGCCTGCACCTCAGAGAGCTCTATAATCTACAGCTATACTATCTGGGAATGTTCTACAACATGTTTCTGCCCGGCGGGATCGGCGGTGACGGCTACAAGATTTACATTCTTCAAAAGAACCACAGCATCAAGATGGTAAACGTTTTCAATGCTGTGCTCTGGGATCGGGTCGCTGGTGTTTTCGCGCTGGCGTTCCTGACGGCAGTCTTTCTCATACCGAGCGGTTTCGCGAAGCTTTACACTGAGTATGTTCCTGCAACCTATGCGGTCATCGCACTTTCCTACCCTTTGTCATGGTTGCTCACAAGGCTTCTTTACAAACAGTTCAACAGCATCTTTCTCATTACCGCGGGAGAATCCATACTTATCCAGGCCGCCCAAGCGCTTTCAGCCTGGCTCATTCTTCTGGCGCTTTCCGTGCCGTCGAACCATATCGACTACCTTGCCATTTTCCTTGTTTCAACGGTTGCCGTTGTGCTGCCGATTACCGTAGGTGGTGCCGGGGCAAGGGAAATAACCTTCTTCTACCTGCTGCAACCTCTCGGACTCGATACGAATTCCGGCGTAGCCCTCTCACTCATTTTCTTTGCAATTGGAGCTCTGTCAGCACTTATCGGTATGTTCCTGCAAGGTAGAGCGGGGGAAAAACATGAAAAAGGGAAAAAGAATTATGAAGCGAGGGTCTAA
- a CDS encoding glycosyltransferase family 2 protein, with product MKLSVVIPLMNEEESIEPLFEALESALSGIEHEIIIVDDGSTDATVSTTQKFAPENTKILIFNKNYGQTTALAAGIDHAGGELIATMDGDLQNDPNDIPAMIAYLEENDLDVIAGRRAGRKDGMFLRKIPSRIANALIRTMTDVHIRDYGCTLKVFKKEVAKNLGLYGELHRFIPVLVQLYGARMAEMDVKHHARQYGISKYGIGRTFKVLSDLLFMVFFQKFGQKPMHLFGTLGFLAFFLGIAINLYLLIVKLTGQEIGGRPLLMLGVILTLTGLQLITTGFIAEFIMRTYYESQNKKPYIIREIVDKKERQ from the coding sequence ATGAAACTTTCGGTTGTTATACCGTTAATGAACGAGGAAGAAAGTATCGAACCGCTCTTTGAAGCACTCGAATCAGCTTTATCCGGTATTGAACACGAAATCATCATTGTCGATGACGGCTCGACCGATGCAACCGTATCGACCACCCAAAAATTTGCTCCAGAGAACACGAAAATTTTAATTTTCAATAAAAATTACGGGCAGACAACCGCCCTTGCAGCAGGTATTGACCATGCCGGCGGTGAGTTGATAGCGACTATGGATGGCGACCTCCAGAACGATCCGAACGATATTCCGGCCATGATCGCCTACCTTGAAGAAAACGACCTCGATGTCATAGCAGGCAGAAGAGCCGGTCGGAAAGACGGCATGTTTCTTCGAAAAATTCCGAGCAGGATCGCCAATGCCCTGATCAGAACCATGACGGATGTTCACATCAGGGATTACGGCTGTACCCTGAAAGTCTTTAAAAAAGAAGTCGCTAAAAACCTAGGGCTCTATGGTGAGCTTCACCGTTTCATTCCTGTACTCGTTCAGCTTTACGGTGCACGCATGGCCGAAATGGATGTCAAGCATCACGCGAGACAGTACGGTATTTCCAAATACGGCATCGGCAGAACTTTCAAGGTACTGAGTGACCTTCTTTTCATGGTCTTTTTCCAGAAATTCGGCCAAAAACCAATGCACCTTTTCGGAACATTGGGTTTTCTTGCTTTTTTTCTGGGCATCGCGATCAACCTCTATCTTCTCATCGTTAAGCTCACGGGACAAGAGATAGGAGGACGCCCCCTCTTGATGCTTGGTGTGATTCTGACACTTACCGGCCTCCAGTTGATCACAACGGGGTTCATTGCCGAGTTTATCATGAGAACCTACTACGAATCCCAGAACAAGAAACCCTACATCATAAGAGAAATAGTTGATAAAAAAGAGCGTCAGTAA
- a CDS encoding radical SAM protein: MRVDELLKKPRSGDVLSHQELVYLLDLAPDSMESYMVMAEANRFSKELSGGKAEVHAQFAVNLAPCPYDCLFCSFAKVNGVFNESKELKPEKAVDYALQFERDGANAVFLMSTATYPFGRFIEVSQEVKRSLQPETTLIANVGDQTLKHAVKLKDAGFSGVYHAVRLREGKDTRLSVKGRKESIANFKEAGLEVGTCVEPVGPEHTNEELAEMIAFTASFDPAYSGAARRIPIPGTAIARLGTISEARMAQIVAVTRLGMPRSVTGNCTHEPCTLGAIGGANLFWAEVGANPRDTEQSTENGRGETVSSCHAIFKESGWDVGNGPSRYYNSVTTEY; encoded by the coding sequence ATGCGTGTCGATGAGCTTTTGAAAAAACCACGTTCAGGTGATGTACTGTCTCACCAAGAGCTGGTTTATTTGCTTGATCTGGCACCGGATTCGATGGAATCCTATATGGTCATGGCTGAAGCAAACCGTTTCTCGAAGGAACTGTCGGGAGGGAAAGCCGAGGTCCATGCTCAATTTGCCGTTAATCTCGCTCCCTGCCCGTATGATTGCCTTTTTTGCTCTTTTGCAAAGGTGAACGGTGTTTTCAATGAATCCAAAGAGCTGAAACCGGAAAAAGCCGTGGATTATGCTCTTCAGTTTGAGCGTGATGGGGCAAATGCCGTGTTCTTGATGTCGACGGCTACCTATCCGTTCGGGCGCTTTATCGAAGTGTCGCAAGAGGTGAAGAGGAGTCTTCAGCCGGAAACAACCTTGATTGCCAATGTCGGTGACCAGACGCTCAAGCATGCTGTCAAGCTCAAGGATGCAGGCTTTTCGGGAGTGTATCATGCGGTTCGTCTTCGTGAAGGCAAGGATACCCGCTTATCCGTAAAAGGCAGAAAAGAAAGTATCGCGAATTTCAAGGAAGCCGGTCTTGAAGTGGGGACATGTGTCGAACCGGTTGGACCTGAACATACCAATGAGGAGTTGGCCGAGATGATAGCGTTTACGGCATCTTTCGATCCGGCATACAGCGGTGCTGCTCGGCGGATTCCTATTCCAGGAACTGCGATAGCACGGCTCGGAACAATCAGTGAAGCGCGAATGGCTCAAATAGTTGCGGTTACCAGGTTAGGGATGCCGCGGTCGGTTACGGGTAATTGCACTCACGAGCCCTGCACTCTTGGAGCGATCGGTGGGGCAAATCTTTTTTGGGCGGAAGTCGGAGCCAATCCGCGGGATACAGAACAAAGTACAGAAAATGGCAGGGGAGAGACGGTCAGTAGCTGTCATGCTATTTTCAAAGAAAGCGGCTGGGATGTCGGCAATGGCCCGTCACGCTATTACAATAGTGTCACAACAGAGTATTGA